Sequence from the Silvibacterium dinghuense genome:
TTCCACAGTTGTGGGAGTCGACAGGCTGAACCGGTCGACAATTTCAATATTTCCTTTTCCGGCGCGTGTATGTTTCATTGTCCGAGTAAAGTCATGCAATGCAGGGACAGCGTATGCCTCAGAAAGATCGAGCATCCATGTATCCTCAGCACCTGTGAAGTGTGTTTCAGGTCCTCTAAGCGTGATGCTGGTCGCATCCTTTTGTAGCTGTCCACCGATCACCGGCACGGGGTGTCCGTAAGAGTTCAACAGCTTCGAGTCAAAGCGTCTACTGCTAAAGGTGTTTGCATTGTATGCTTCGGGCCCTCCTGGGTCCCCCAAGACCTGCTCTGTACCAAGGCCGACTGAAAAGGCACCGAGGTCATTGTGACTGTGCCCTCCATTACCGCCTCCCTTGATCGTGATCGCAACACCTCCCTGCGCTCCGGGCCGAGAAACCAGCACACCGGCTCCGGGGAAGTAGTCTCGCAACGGATCGACATCGAGGGTAGCCGTATCGAACCTCTGCAGTGGCGGTGCCAGATGCCATGCGGTGATCTGAGCGACCAGAGACTGTCCGAGCAGTGGCCTCCCAAAGGAAAATGGATTCTCCAGTGATTGTGTGCCAAGAGAATATGCATGGTCGACATATGCAATGAGCGAGTTATTCGGCTTTACTCCGAAATGCGCGTCGCCAAAATCCGCCATAACTCCAGGGATCATCTGAAAACGGCGGCCAAAGAGCGCAATATTCCTTACCTGCTGACTGCGGAAAAGATCGATGCCCCCACCGGTCTGGTTCCAAAGCATCTCGCGCAGCAGCGCATAGTGCGTGAAACCATATCCCCAATACCCGATGCCTTCGATCGCATAGCCTTCCGGAGTGAAGCTGCGCAAATAATTCCGGGAATACTTTTCCGCGACTGCCGTAAACCATGCCCGATCCTTGCTCGACGATAGCGTCATCAGCGCTGCTCCGGTCACGCCATCCAGGCACACGGCATTCCAATTCGTCGCACCGCTAACCCAAAACTCCTTGGACCGGTTTAGATAAATCTCACGCGCAGGCTGAATAGTGCGCTCCAATATTGCCATACGAACCCGATCTTGCGTAGCGTGGGGAATCGCATTACCGAGCAGATAAAGCGCCTCTGCAAGATCATCAGCCAACACCGCGGAGTTCAATTCCACCCGATAGTGCTCCCGGTGGAAAGAGCTGAGGTCTGCATCATGCGCAGGGAGCGTCCAGGTCGGCTGCTCTGCGAGTCCGTCGAGAAGAGCAGTAAGCGCCTGCAGATATCGCCCCTTCCATTGCGCGCACTCCGCCATCGTGAGCGAAGCAAGCCGGTCCTGCCGCGCATGCAACATTGCCTCGCCGCGCGGACGCTGTCCTGTTCGACTGAAGTCAAGATATGCCTCATCGCTCCACGCCGGCAGCGGCTCTGCGATCAAACTATCCGCCTGCTGAATCTGATCCTGCAATTGTGCAGCGCGAGGAGCCCAAATCCCGCGGTTGGAACATGGAACATCCAGCCCTCGTGCGGCCGCAGGAAGCATAGCCGCAATCTGCTGCACTCGCTCAGAAGACAGCTGTACTCCCTGTGCAAATGCGGTAACAGCTACGAAGAGCAGCACCCAGGCACCCATTCCATGCAACATCTGCTTCATGCAACGTCTCTCCTCTTTACCAATATGCTTCCTGCTCCAATCCAAGACCGGCATTTACATTTTTAGACATTCCAAGCGGTGCTCGACGTTAACAGCGAATAATTCGCAATGTGAACTCATCACCCTAGAATGCTCCACGCGCAGATAGAAATCTGCAATAAAGTAATGACAACTGTCGTGAATCAGAATAAGCACACTCTCTCATGTGCCAGAATAACGACTTCAGAAATATAGAAGATCCCGACCAATAGGATTGCCGTGCAACGCTACGCGCGAAGAATTGGGATCAGCATGCATGGATAGAAATACGAATGGACACTGCGTATCCTGTCCGGCAACCGGCGTTTGATCACTGGAGGACCTTGTTGCTAGCACCCGATAACAGACTGGCGGCGCG
This genomic interval carries:
- a CDS encoding heparinase II/III family protein, with the translated sequence MKQMLHGMGAWVLLFVAVTAFAQGVQLSSERVQQIAAMLPAAARGLDVPCSNRGIWAPRAAQLQDQIQQADSLIAEPLPAWSDEAYLDFSRTGQRPRGEAMLHARQDRLASLTMAECAQWKGRYLQALTALLDGLAEQPTWTLPAHDADLSSFHREHYRVELNSAVLADDLAEALYLLGNAIPHATQDRVRMAILERTIQPAREIYLNRSKEFWVSGATNWNAVCLDGVTGAALMTLSSSKDRAWFTAVAEKYSRNYLRSFTPEGYAIEGIGYWGYGFTHYALLREMLWNQTGGGIDLFRSQQVRNIALFGRRFQMIPGVMADFGDAHFGVKPNNSLIAYVDHAYSLGTQSLENPFSFGRPLLGQSLVAQITAWHLAPPLQRFDTATLDVDPLRDYFPGAGVLVSRPGAQGGVAITIKGGGNGGHSHNDLGAFSVGLGTEQVLGDPGGPEAYNANTFSSRRFDSKLLNSYGHPVPVIGGQLQKDATSITLRGPETHFTGAEDTWMLDLSEAYAVPALHDFTRTMKHTRAGKGNIEIVDRFSLSTPTTVEESLPTHGQVKQLDAHTLLFTMHGESVRVTIEASAPITIRQETIDEYGNPFLRVGISALLQGHAAFDMIIEPEP